A window of Natranaerovirga pectinivora contains these coding sequences:
- a CDS encoding pectate lyase family protein, translating into MRKGISFISVLSLFFTLLLGFNYTTTLGSTMIYSDDFLGVTSGNLFTTSYKSLPNDPSKPMYLKTGGTVIAGSSTVTLDGGRMTIGALSTSSTSSSSTPGGVFDLSGNYRIVLNVSSKGGTSSKKFQVYVDNNTTSQSNSIHGGASKVYEETIGNLSTGNIIIDSNIGTQNSFIQIRTESGGSVTINEVRIETQGGSSPPPSQPGFSPNDEFRIISRFSGKALDVINASQENGAEIVQWDFNGSSNQVWHLIPDGQGYYSIANKNSGRVIDVYNWSTANGGQIVQWDSWGGDCQLWSVNDLGNGYYSIINKFSGKSLDVYNFSQQNGGIIAQWEYLNGHNQHWAIEKISGGSNPPSNPTPPPSGSMFDLVGYAALNGGTTGGAGGDVIYVDNGADLYQALRQKRNNNTPLTIYITGTITQANSSHSKIDVKDVSDVSIIGVGTSGELDGVGITISRANNIIIRNLSIHHVRQGSGTAIEITESSHNIWIDHNDFYSQTDVHKDYYDGLVDIKRNAEYITVSWNKFYDHHKGMLVGHTDNESLKADKITYHHNYFYNIGTRLPLIRYADVHMFNNYFKDIFGSAINARMGARVRVENNYFDNVGSGQVDTHAGYIQGPIGWFYGSSQTGYWHVIGNKFVNCPVSNYTSTTTFNVPYNYSSVLHTADEAKDLVLQYAGVGIIN; encoded by the coding sequence ATGAGGAAAGGTATTAGTTTTATAAGTGTTTTATCATTATTTTTTACTTTATTGTTAGGGTTTAATTACACAACCACATTAGGGTCAACAATGATTTATAGTGATGATTTCTTAGGTGTAACTTCTGGCAATTTGTTTACAACATCTTATAAATCACTCCCCAATGATCCATCTAAGCCGATGTATCTAAAAACAGGTGGAACAGTAATAGCAGGTTCAAGTACTGTAACATTAGATGGTGGAAGAATGACTATAGGGGCTTTATCAACGAGTTCAACCTCTTCTAGTTCTACGCCAGGAGGTGTTTTTGACCTTAGTGGGAATTATAGGATAGTCCTAAACGTATCTAGTAAAGGTGGAACATCAAGTAAAAAGTTTCAAGTATACGTTGATAATAATACAACGTCACAATCCAATTCAATACACGGTGGTGCATCAAAAGTTTATGAAGAAACAATAGGAAACTTAAGCACAGGTAATATTATAATAGACTCCAATATAGGGACTCAAAACTCCTTTATTCAAATTAGAACTGAAAGTGGTGGGTCTGTAACAATTAATGAAGTAAGAATAGAAACACAAGGAGGAAGTTCGCCACCGCCCTCCCAACCAGGTTTTTCTCCTAATGATGAATTCAGAATTATAAGTAGATTTAGTGGAAAGGCATTAGATGTTATAAATGCTTCACAAGAAAATGGTGCAGAAATAGTACAGTGGGACTTTAATGGCTCTAGTAATCAAGTATGGCATTTAATTCCTGATGGACAAGGGTATTACTCAATTGCAAACAAAAATAGTGGAAGAGTTATTGATGTTTATAATTGGTCAACAGCTAATGGGGGTCAAATTGTTCAGTGGGATAGTTGGGGTGGAGATTGCCAACTTTGGTCAGTGAACGATCTTGGGAATGGATACTATTCAATCATAAACAAGTTTAGCGGAAAATCTTTAGATGTTTATAATTTTTCTCAACAGAATGGTGGAATAATAGCTCAATGGGAATATTTGAATGGACATAATCAACATTGGGCAATAGAAAAGATAAGTGGAGGATCAAATCCACCTTCAAATCCAACGCCACCTCCTAGCGGCAGTATGTTTGATCTTGTGGGTTATGCAGCTCTTAATGGAGGCACCACTGGTGGAGCAGGTGGAGATGTAATTTATGTTGATAACGGTGCTGATTTATATCAAGCATTAAGACAAAAAAGAAATAATAACACACCATTAACCATTTATATAACGGGTACAATCACACAAGCAAATTCATCTCACAGTAAAATAGATGTAAAAGATGTATCGGATGTATCTATTATTGGTGTTGGTACAAGTGGTGAGTTAGATGGTGTTGGAATAACCATATCTAGAGCCAATAATATTATCATTAGAAACTTATCTATTCATCATGTTCGACAAGGGTCTGGAACAGCTATAGAAATAACGGAGTCAAGCCATAATATATGGATTGATCATAATGATTTCTACAGTCAAACGGATGTTCATAAAGATTATTATGATGGATTAGTAGACATAAAAAGAAATGCAGAATATATCACAGTTTCTTGGAATAAATTCTATGACCATCACAAAGGAATGTTAGTGGGTCATACAGATAATGAAAGTCTAAAAGCAGATAAAATTACTTACCATCATAATTATTTTTACAATATTGGTACAAGACTTCCATTAATTAGATATGCAGATGTCCATATGTTTAATAATTATTTTAAAGACATTTTTGGTTCTGCTATTAATGCAAGAATGGGAGCGAGAGTTAGAGTAGAAAATAATTATTTTGATAATGTAGGTTCAGGTCAGGTAGATACCCATGCTGGCTATATTCAAGGGCCAATCGGGTGGTTCTACGGAAGTTCACAAACAGGATACTGGCATGTTATTGGTAATAAATTTGTTAACTGTCCAGTAAGTAATTACACTTCAACAACTACATTTAATGTACCCTATAATTATTCTAGTGTGCTTCATACAGCAGATGAAGCTAAAGATTTGGTTTTACAATATGCAGGCGTTGGCATAATTAATTAA